A window from Thiomonas sp. FB-Cd encodes these proteins:
- the pqqE gene encoding pyrroloquinoline quinone biosynthesis protein PqqE translates to MTTTPRPGPPLWLLAELTYRCPLHCIFCFNPVNFANVDKELTTRDWCRVLREARALGAVQCGFSGGEPLLRDDLEEIIAEAHSLGFYTNLLTSGVGLTQQRAQRLKAAGLDHVQLSFQDSTQELNDFLSHTRTFALKERVAKLIKDNGWPMVMNVVIHRLNIDHMDRIIAMAAELGSEYLELANSQYYSWAYVNRAHLLPSKEQLVRAESVTQAWRDRLGDRMKIFFVVPDYYEDRPKKCMNGWANVFLTVTPDGAALPCHTARMLPGLTFPNVSEASLGDIWYDSDSFNRYRGTGWMKEPCQSCAEKEKDLGGCRCQAYMLAGDAAAADPVCSKSGHHAAVEAAVAQAQGGSPTAQPIVFRTPTESRKRSRPF, encoded by the coding sequence ATGACCACAACGCCCCGTCCAGGACCGCCACTGTGGCTCCTGGCCGAGTTGACCTATCGCTGCCCGCTGCATTGCATCTTTTGCTTCAATCCCGTGAACTTTGCAAACGTCGACAAAGAGCTGACGACTCGGGACTGGTGCCGTGTGCTGCGTGAGGCACGCGCATTGGGCGCCGTGCAGTGTGGCTTCTCCGGCGGCGAACCGCTACTGCGCGACGATCTGGAGGAGATCATCGCGGAAGCCCACAGTCTTGGTTTTTACACGAATTTGCTGACGTCGGGCGTCGGCCTTACGCAACAGCGCGCCCAACGACTGAAGGCGGCTGGCCTGGATCACGTGCAACTTTCGTTTCAGGATTCGACCCAGGAGTTGAACGATTTTCTCTCGCATACTCGGACGTTCGCGTTAAAGGAGCGAGTAGCCAAATTGATCAAAGATAACGGCTGGCCAATGGTGATGAATGTCGTCATCCATCGCCTCAACATTGACCATATGGACCGCATCATTGCAATGGCGGCCGAACTTGGCTCCGAGTACCTCGAGCTGGCCAATTCGCAGTACTACTCTTGGGCCTATGTCAATCGAGCGCACTTATTGCCGTCCAAGGAGCAGCTGGTGCGTGCCGAATCGGTCACGCAGGCGTGGCGTGACCGATTAGGGGATCGGATGAAGATTTTTTTCGTCGTCCCGGACTATTACGAAGATCGCCCGAAGAAATGCATGAACGGCTGGGCAAACGTCTTCCTGACCGTCACGCCAGACGGTGCCGCACTGCCGTGTCACACGGCGCGCATGTTGCCAGGGTTAACCTTCCCCAATGTGTCCGAAGCTTCGCTGGGCGATATCTGGTATGACTCAGACAGCTTCAACCGCTACCGCGGCACGGGTTGGATGAAGGAGCCCTGTCAGAGCTGCGCCGAAAAGGAAAAGGACTTGGGTGGCTGCCGCTGTCAGGCCTATATGCTTGCAGGCGATGCTGCTGCGGCTGATCCCGTCTGCAGCAAATCGGGGCACCACGCAGCGGTCGAAGCTGCCGTTGCACAGGCGCAAGGCGGCTCGCCCACTGCACAGCCCATCGTGTTTCGTACCCCAACGGAATCACGCAAGCGAAGCCGCCCCTTCTAG
- the mutL gene encoding DNA mismatch repair endonuclease MutL, giving the protein MLSPAESPLAHADSTSPALQPRAPIRALPDTLISQIAAGEVVERPASALRELLDNALDAGSQRVTVRIAQGGLELLSVDDNGCGIPPEELPLALARHATSKITSIADLEQSQTLGFRGEALAAMAAVAEVDIVSRRHGQEGARITASWGRVGAVAPAAAAPGTVVTIKRLFYDIPARRQFLKSAATEAGWCIEVFKRAAIAHPQVAFSLWQDGTLRLQFAPDSDPLGVRRSVDVLGKSFAQDALVVSARVGPLAVRGLVCRPTAARARSETQQTFVNRRWVRDRMLAHSVRAAYADVLHGALQPQYSILLELPPERVDVNVHPAKSEVRFRESQAVHRAVFQAVQQALAPALAGRSDPSHVSAQAESASRQSWGHGAMTKAPTDGTDPRSLPLANVMQAYAPLRSGSGLPMGNDNAPGLWSSDVPLHQPGHPLGQAIAQLHGVYILAQNAAGLIIVDMHAAHERIVYERLKAAWNGRDLPAQPLLIPASFTASALEMGAAEDHVEVLAALGLDIAPSGPGSLAVRALPAPLLHGDVVKLARAVLAELATFGTSQALEQRRNAFLSTMACHGAVRANRALTLAEMNALLRDMEATERSDQCNHGRPTWRQVSLGELDALFLRGR; this is encoded by the coding sequence ATGCTGTCTCCTGCCGAATCCCCGCTCGCGCACGCGGATTCGACTTCACCTGCGCTACAGCCCCGCGCACCGATTCGCGCACTGCCCGACACGCTCATTTCCCAAATTGCCGCGGGCGAGGTGGTGGAGCGACCTGCCTCGGCCTTACGCGAGCTACTGGATAACGCGCTCGATGCGGGCAGCCAGCGCGTTACCGTGCGCATCGCGCAAGGCGGGCTCGAACTGTTAAGCGTGGACGACAATGGCTGCGGGATTCCGCCCGAGGAGTTGCCGTTGGCCTTGGCACGTCATGCCACGAGCAAGATCACGAGCATTGCCGATTTGGAGCAATCGCAAACCCTGGGATTTCGCGGTGAGGCGCTAGCAGCGATGGCAGCAGTGGCCGAGGTCGATATTGTCAGCCGCAGGCATGGCCAGGAGGGGGCACGGATCACAGCGTCCTGGGGGCGCGTTGGGGCGGTGGCGCCAGCGGCTGCCGCGCCGGGCACAGTGGTGACCATCAAGCGACTCTTTTACGACATTCCGGCTCGGCGCCAGTTCCTCAAATCTGCCGCGACCGAAGCGGGTTGGTGCATCGAAGTGTTCAAGCGAGCCGCGATCGCCCATCCGCAAGTGGCATTCAGCCTTTGGCAGGACGGCACCCTACGCCTTCAGTTCGCGCCCGATTCTGACCCGCTCGGTGTGCGACGTTCAGTCGATGTTCTTGGCAAGTCCTTTGCGCAGGATGCCCTTGTAGTCAGCGCTCGCGTTGGCCCACTGGCTGTGCGAGGATTGGTCTGCCGCCCCACTGCAGCGCGGGCGCGGTCCGAGACGCAGCAGACGTTCGTCAACCGCCGTTGGGTGCGCGACCGCATGCTTGCACACAGCGTGCGTGCCGCCTACGCCGATGTGCTGCACGGTGCGCTACAGCCACAATATTCCATCTTGCTTGAACTTCCGCCCGAGCGGGTGGACGTCAACGTGCATCCTGCCAAGAGCGAGGTCCGCTTTCGCGAGTCACAAGCAGTGCACCGCGCGGTATTCCAAGCGGTCCAGCAAGCGCTGGCCCCGGCGCTTGCTGGACGCAGCGACCCCTCGCACGTGAGCGCGCAGGCAGAGTCCGCATCCCGGCAATCTTGGGGGCACGGTGCAATGACTAAAGCACCGACGGACGGAACAGACCCAAGGTCGCTGCCGCTCGCAAACGTGATGCAAGCTTACGCACCGCTTCGCTCCGGGTCGGGCTTGCCGATGGGCAACGACAATGCTCCCGGCCTCTGGTCAAGTGATGTACCGCTTCACCAACCCGGACACCCGCTAGGGCAGGCTATTGCCCAATTGCATGGGGTCTACATCTTGGCGCAAAACGCAGCCGGTCTGATCATCGTGGACATGCACGCTGCACACGAGCGCATTGTCTATGAGCGACTCAAGGCCGCATGGAATGGGCGCGATCTTCCCGCTCAACCCTTGCTGATCCCGGCGAGCTTCACGGCGAGCGCGCTGGAGATGGGCGCGGCCGAAGATCACGTCGAAGTGCTTGCAGCGCTCGGCCTCGACATCGCGCCCAGCGGCCCTGGAAGCTTGGCCGTGCGTGCCTTGCCGGCCCCCTTGCTGCATGGGGACGTGGTCAAACTCGCCCGCGCAGTGCTAGCCGAGTTGGCAACGTTTGGTACCAGCCAGGCATTGGAGCAACGCCGCAACGCGTTTCTCTCCACCATGGCTTGCCATGGTGCTGTTCGTGCCAACCGCGCGCTCACTCTTGCCGAGATGAATGCCCTTTTGCGCGACATGGAAGCCACCGAGCGCTCGGACCAGTGCAATCATGGCCGCCCAACCTGGCGGCAGGTGAGTCTGGGGGAACTGGACGCGCTCTTCCTGCGCGGGCGCTGA
- the pqqB gene encoding pyrroloquinoline quinone biosynthesis protein PqqB: MKIRILGSAAGGGFPQWNCNCPNCDGYRRGTLRVSKRTQSSITVSANGEDWALINASPDILQQIQSFAPLQPARALRDTGIRAVVLIDAQIDHTTGLYMLRESTRPLDIWCTQPVREDLSIGNPIFRLLDHFCGVRWHELPLDGTKVGIDGLDDLAFQAHALKSKAPPYSPHRQSPQPGDNIGLTITDTRRKRSAFYAPGLAEIEPHVWQAMCDAHCVIVDGTFWTNNEMESLGLAPKRALELGHLPQSGPGGMMEHLARLPAATRKLLIHINNTNPILNEDSAERAQLGARQIEVCHDGLDIEL, encoded by the coding sequence ATGAAAATCCGCATCCTCGGGTCGGCAGCAGGAGGGGGCTTTCCGCAGTGGAACTGTAATTGTCCGAATTGTGACGGGTATCGTCGCGGCACGCTTCGCGTCAGCAAACGCACACAATCGTCGATCACTGTCAGCGCAAATGGCGAGGACTGGGCACTGATCAATGCCTCGCCTGACATTTTGCAGCAGATCCAATCTTTCGCTCCCTTGCAACCGGCGCGTGCGTTGCGTGATACCGGTATTCGCGCGGTGGTGCTGATTGACGCACAGATCGACCATACGACCGGGCTTTACATGCTGCGCGAGAGTACGCGTCCGCTTGACATCTGGTGCACACAACCTGTGCGCGAGGACCTGAGCATTGGAAACCCCATTTTTCGTCTCCTTGACCATTTTTGCGGCGTGCGCTGGCACGAATTGCCCTTGGACGGAACCAAAGTGGGCATTGACGGGCTCGATGACCTCGCGTTCCAAGCGCACGCGCTTAAAAGCAAGGCACCGCCCTATTCACCCCATCGACAGTCGCCCCAACCGGGAGACAACATTGGTCTGACGATCACGGACACGCGCCGCAAGCGCAGCGCGTTCTATGCCCCTGGACTTGCCGAGATTGAACCGCATGTCTGGCAAGCAATGTGCGATGCGCATTGCGTGATCGTTGACGGGACATTCTGGACGAACAACGAAATGGAATCGCTCGGCTTGGCGCCCAAACGCGCGTTGGAACTCGGCCATCTACCGCAATCCGGACCGGGCGGCATGATGGAGCATCTGGCGCGTTTGCCCGCCGCCACACGCAAGCTCCTTATTCACATCAACAACACCAATCCGATTCTCAACGAGGACAGCGCCGAGCGCGCACAACTGGGCGCGCGGCAGATCGAGGTCTGCCACGACGGGCTGGATATCGAACTCTGA
- the pqqA gene encoding pyrroloquinoline quinone precursor peptide PqqA, whose translation MKWTKPAYTDMRFGFEITMYIANR comes from the coding sequence ATGAAATGGACCAAGCCCGCCTACACGGACATGCGCTTCGGTTTTGAAATCACAATGTATATCGCCAACCGTTAA
- a CDS encoding VTT domain-containing protein — MDLLTLLNLLLHFDAQLAQFIHAYGAWVYGMLFTIVFIETGLVVMPFLPGDSMLFIVGAFCASGSLSLPASLALLWLAAVLGDSVNYSVGSGLGHKVFAWQDSRWFNRRAFDRAHAFYEQYGGVTVVAARFIPFIRTFVPFVAGVAEMSYPKFLGYNIAGGGLWVGSLMFAGYLFGNIPWIKHNLGALTLGIVVLSLLPVVFGWWKAKRARMARASA, encoded by the coding sequence ATGGACCTTTTGACCCTCCTCAATCTGCTTCTGCACTTCGACGCGCAGCTTGCACAGTTCATCCACGCCTACGGGGCTTGGGTCTACGGCATGCTTTTCACGATCGTGTTTATCGAGACGGGCCTAGTGGTGATGCCGTTCCTCCCGGGCGATTCGATGCTGTTCATTGTTGGCGCGTTTTGCGCTTCGGGCAGTCTCAGTTTGCCTGCTTCTCTAGCGCTGTTATGGCTTGCCGCAGTGCTGGGTGACTCTGTGAACTACAGCGTTGGCTCGGGTTTAGGACACAAGGTGTTTGCTTGGCAAGACAGCCGCTGGTTCAACCGCCGCGCGTTCGATCGCGCACACGCGTTTTACGAGCAGTACGGTGGCGTGACGGTGGTTGCCGCACGTTTCATCCCGTTCATCCGGACGTTCGTGCCCTTCGTGGCCGGGGTCGCGGAAATGTCCTATCCGAAATTTCTTGGCTACAACATTGCCGGCGGTGGACTGTGGGTCGGTTCGTTGATGTTTGCGGGCTACCTGTTCGGCAATATTCCCTGGATCAAGCATAATCTTGGCGCTCTCACGCTTGGTATCGTTGTGCTATCCCTCCTGCCAGTGGTCTTCGGCTGGTGGAAAGCCAAGCGGGCGCGCATGGCGCGGGCTTCAGCCTGA
- the pqqD gene encoding pyrroloquinoline quinone biosynthesis peptide chaperone PqqD — translation MSAITDSTKDQRPRISSRFRLQWEDVQGAWVLLYPEGMVKLNDSAGEIMKRCDGARDVQQIVADLEQAFDAQGLAGDVSSFLDIATKHLWIEWA, via the coding sequence GTGAGTGCCATAACTGACTCGACGAAGGATCAGCGGCCCAGGATTTCCAGCCGCTTTCGACTTCAATGGGAAGATGTTCAGGGTGCCTGGGTACTGCTCTATCCTGAGGGCATGGTCAAACTCAATGACAGTGCCGGCGAGATCATGAAACGCTGTGACGGCGCGCGCGACGTGCAGCAAATCGTCGCGGATCTGGAACAGGCCTTCGATGCCCAAGGCTTGGCGGGCGACGTATCGAGTTTCCTCGATATCGCGACAAAGCACCTGTGGATTGAATGGGCATGA
- a CDS encoding pirin family protein: protein MIERRPFDSLGGANHGWLDAKHHFSFAEYHDPKRVHWGALRVWNDDTIQPGTGFPPHPHSNMEIVTYVREGAITHQDNLGNKGRTKAGDVQVMSAGTGIRHSEYNVEPGITRIFQIWILPDRQGDPPCWGTKPFPKDDRSGRFVALASGIEGDEDALPIRTNARVLGVSLKAGETAEYQFSDINRHGYLVPATGQVEVNGIALQARDGAAITDENLIRVTAVMDSELVLVDAAG from the coding sequence ATGATCGAACGCCGACCTTTCGACAGCCTGGGTGGAGCCAACCACGGTTGGCTTGACGCCAAGCACCATTTTTCATTCGCCGAGTATCACGATCCAAAGCGTGTGCATTGGGGTGCGCTACGTGTATGGAACGACGACACCATCCAGCCAGGTACCGGGTTTCCTCCCCACCCGCACTCAAACATGGAAATCGTCACGTATGTGCGCGAGGGGGCGATCACGCACCAGGACAATCTGGGCAACAAAGGGCGCACAAAAGCCGGCGACGTGCAGGTGATGAGTGCCGGTACGGGGATTCGTCACTCCGAGTACAACGTCGAGCCGGGCATTACACGCATCTTCCAGATATGGATTCTCCCGGACCGGCAGGGTGATCCGCCTTGCTGGGGTACCAAGCCGTTCCCGAAGGATGACCGTTCCGGTCGGTTCGTCGCGTTGGCCAGCGGGATTGAGGGCGATGAGGATGCCTTGCCCATTCGTACCAACGCCAGGGTGCTGGGCGTGAGCTTGAAGGCAGGAGAGACCGCCGAGTACCAGTTTTCCGACATAAATCGCCATGGGTATCTCGTTCCTGCAACTGGGCAGGTGGAGGTCAATGGCATTGCGTTGCAGGCTCGCGATGGTGCTGCCATCACGGATGAGAATCTCATTCGTGTCACCGCCGTGATGGACAGTGAGCTGGTCCTTGTGGACGCCGCTGGATGA
- the pqqC gene encoding pyrroloquinoline-quinone synthase PqqC: MNDSVETLTPWSHETFEARLRERGTAYHIHHPFNVMLNAGRASQDQIKGWVANRYYYQISIPVKDAAVLSNCPDREVRRQWIQRILDHDGHGDDPGGIEAWIRLGLAVGLRREEIEDLRHVVPGNRFAVDAYVNFCRQRPWQEAVCASLTELFAPKIHKERLANWPQHYPWIDLAGLQYFRNRTTQARRDVEQGLSITLNYFNTWQMQQRALQILQFKLDVLWQMNDAMALKYGVTA; the protein is encoded by the coding sequence ATGAACGATAGCGTCGAGACCCTTACGCCCTGGAGCCACGAGACATTTGAAGCGAGGCTCCGCGAAAGGGGCACGGCGTACCACATCCACCATCCGTTTAATGTCATGCTTAACGCGGGGCGCGCCTCGCAGGACCAGATCAAGGGCTGGGTCGCCAACCGCTACTACTACCAGATCTCGATACCGGTAAAGGACGCAGCCGTGCTCTCCAACTGCCCGGACCGCGAGGTGCGTCGGCAATGGATCCAGCGCATCCTCGACCATGATGGACATGGCGATGATCCGGGCGGGATTGAGGCATGGATCCGCCTGGGCTTGGCCGTTGGGCTGCGCCGGGAGGAAATCGAGGATCTGCGTCATGTCGTCCCGGGAAACCGCTTCGCTGTGGATGCCTACGTAAACTTCTGCCGCCAGCGCCCATGGCAGGAAGCGGTGTGCGCCTCGCTTACCGAGTTGTTCGCCCCGAAGATCCACAAGGAACGCCTAGCCAATTGGCCACAGCACTATCCCTGGATCGATTTGGCAGGACTGCAATACTTTCGCAATCGCACCACACAGGCCCGGCGAGACGTCGAACAGGGCCTGTCGATCACGTTGAACTATTTCAATACGTGGCAGATGCAGCAACGTGCACTGCAAATCCTTCAATTCAAACTCGACGTGCTGTGGCAAATGAATGATGCCATGGCGCTCAAATATGGGGTGACCGCGTGA
- a CDS encoding alpha/beta fold hydrolase, translating into MLHVTLGGNPRGRPVLIVHGGPGSGSRVSPSLFDLTRYRAVWIDQRASGQSRPRGSVRRNCTQLLVRDIEAVRQALGIARWIVYGGSWGSALALAYAAAHPDRVDGLLLRSLYLTSAQETNRFFGWSRTKAPQAWRALNRAAGPGLVSKLFQRCATVFQKGTLVRQQQLAVAWNNYERQLLIRKGCRARQLHVKAMRALVFKYRVQAHYLAHRCWLGSHLLGLVVRRLRQVDWPIVAVHGRFDAVCPPKNVFTVRGGLPSLQVHWIPAGHLEGDPLMSQTLRTALDRIRDLSAPSSLGL; encoded by the coding sequence ATGCTCCACGTCACATTGGGTGGCAATCCTCGCGGAAGACCGGTTCTTATTGTCCATGGTGGCCCGGGAAGTGGAAGCAGGGTTAGTCCCAGCTTGTTCGATTTGACACGCTACCGGGCAGTGTGGATCGACCAGAGGGCGAGTGGTCAGTCCCGCCCGCGCGGGAGCGTGCGGCGCAATTGCACGCAGCTTTTGGTTCGCGATATCGAAGCGGTTCGGCAAGCGCTGGGCATCGCACGGTGGATTGTCTATGGCGGTTCGTGGGGGTCGGCACTTGCACTTGCGTATGCCGCAGCGCATCCGGACCGCGTGGACGGTCTGCTCCTGCGCAGCCTCTATCTGACGTCCGCGCAAGAAACCAACCGATTCTTCGGTTGGAGCCGCACCAAAGCGCCGCAGGCGTGGCGAGCGCTTAACAGGGCGGCGGGCCCTGGTTTGGTGAGCAAACTGTTCCAGCGTTGTGCAACAGTGTTCCAGAAAGGAACACTTGTGCGACAACAACAACTTGCTGTCGCCTGGAATAATTATGAACGCCAGCTCCTTATCCGCAAGGGCTGTCGTGCGCGGCAACTTCACGTGAAGGCGATGCGGGCGCTGGTGTTCAAGTATCGTGTCCAAGCGCATTACTTGGCGCATCGCTGCTGGCTTGGATCACATCTCCTTGGTCTCGTCGTTCGTCGGTTAAGGCAAGTCGACTGGCCTATTGTGGCAGTGCACGGACGTTTTGATGCAGTGTGCCCGCCGAAAAACGTCTTCACTGTGCGCGGCGGGTTGCCGTCCCTTCAAGTGCATTGGATTCCCGCGGGCCATTTGGAGGGTGATCCACTGATGTCGCAGACTCTACGCACCGCGCTTGACCGGATCCGGGATCTAAGCGCGCCTTCAAGTCTGGGGCTTTGA
- the miaA gene encoding tRNA (adenosine(37)-N6)-dimethylallyltransferase MiaA yields the protein MGEQPKRVSVITGPTASGKTAAALELAAHRPIEIISMDSALVYRGMDIGTAKPTQAERARVPHHLIDIRDPAESYSAAVFAMNTLELIRTIRARGREPVLVGGTLLYLKALQEGLNELPHADPLLRAELEARAHARGWPALYAELTRLDPQTAARLKPGDTQRIQRALEVWHLTGIPLSEHFRKARIEHGLPLRVLALEPSNRAELHARIARRFAAMMESGFLDEVRALRQRGDLHHAHPSMRAVGYRQAWAYLAGTCDYTTFTAQAIAATRQLAKRQLTWLRGMPERMVVDSCHPEATQQALTHLLRD from the coding sequence ATGGGCGAGCAGCCAAAACGGGTATCGGTTATCACGGGCCCCACGGCCTCGGGCAAAACCGCCGCTGCGCTTGAGCTGGCAGCTCACAGGCCCATCGAGATCATCAGTATGGATTCGGCGCTGGTTTATCGCGGCATGGACATTGGCACCGCCAAGCCGACCCAAGCCGAGCGTGCCCGAGTGCCCCATCATTTGATTGATATCCGCGACCCTGCGGAAAGCTACAGCGCAGCCGTCTTCGCAATGAACACCCTGGAGCTGATCCGTACCATCCGCGCTCGTGGCCGCGAGCCGGTTCTTGTTGGCGGCACTTTGCTCTACCTGAAGGCACTACAGGAGGGGTTGAATGAACTGCCACATGCAGACCCGCTGCTGCGCGCCGAGTTGGAAGCCCGTGCGCACGCGCGTGGCTGGCCTGCGCTATACGCCGAGCTCACGCGGCTCGATCCACAAACGGCCGCACGCTTGAAACCAGGTGACACGCAGCGCATCCAGCGCGCGCTTGAAGTCTGGCACCTGACCGGGATCCCCTTGTCGGAGCATTTCCGCAAAGCGCGCATCGAGCACGGTCTGCCACTACGCGTGCTGGCCCTTGAGCCCTCCAACCGCGCGGAGTTGCATGCGCGCATTGCCCGGCGCTTTGCGGCGATGATGGAGTCGGGCTTCCTGGATGAGGTCCGCGCTCTGCGCCAGCGCGGAGACCTGCACCACGCACATCCGTCGATGCGTGCTGTGGGTTACCGGCAAGCTTGGGCCTATCTGGCGGGAACGTGCGACTACACCACGTTCACCGCCCAAGCGATCGCCGCCACACGGCAACTTGCCAAGCGACAGCTTACCTGGCTGCGCGGCATGCCCGAGCGCATGGTCGTTGACAGTTGCCACCCTGAGGCTACGCAGCAGGCGCTCACCCACCTGCTGCGTGACTAG
- a CDS encoding LysR family transcriptional regulator encodes MNKLPDLEGWAIFAKVAAEGSFARAAEELCLSQATVSKAITRLEKRMKTGLLHRTSRRMSLTESGRTALERASRILEEAEAVEAELADQAASLRGIVRLSAPMSFGLSHLAPALPAFMTQHPEVSLDIEFSDELINLVANRFDMALRISSLADSSLLARRLCAVRVLLVGAPAYFERYGRPRHPRDLSSHRALQYAYSRSGASWRFRHARHGEFTQAMSTPLRVNNAEGLVPALRAGLGLALQPEFLAWQDLQSGTLETVMDDWHVEPIALHIVTPPGRRRPARVQALMEYLAEHFTNVPWARPTDP; translated from the coding sequence ATGAACAAGCTGCCGGACCTGGAAGGCTGGGCGATCTTTGCCAAAGTCGCCGCCGAAGGCTCCTTCGCCCGCGCCGCGGAGGAGCTCTGCCTATCGCAAGCCACGGTCTCCAAAGCGATCACCCGTCTTGAAAAACGCATGAAAACCGGATTGCTCCACCGAACATCGCGTCGCATGTCTCTGACCGAAAGCGGTCGGACCGCGTTAGAGCGCGCCTCAAGAATTCTCGAAGAGGCTGAAGCGGTCGAAGCGGAACTCGCGGATCAAGCCGCCAGCCTGCGCGGCATTGTGCGGCTGAGCGCCCCGATGTCCTTCGGACTTTCGCACCTGGCGCCGGCGCTTCCAGCCTTTATGACGCAGCATCCAGAGGTATCACTCGACATCGAGTTCAGCGACGAGTTGATCAACCTGGTGGCCAACCGTTTTGACATGGCCCTGCGCATCTCCAGCTTGGCCGACTCCAGTCTGCTCGCGCGTCGCCTATGTGCCGTGCGCGTGCTTTTGGTGGGTGCGCCAGCATACTTCGAGCGTTACGGGCGTCCTCGCCATCCTCGAGATCTGTCGAGTCATCGCGCCTTGCAATACGCCTATTCCCGCAGCGGCGCAAGTTGGCGCTTCCGGCACGCGCGCCATGGCGAATTCACCCAGGCGATGAGCACGCCACTGCGGGTGAATAACGCTGAGGGACTCGTCCCCGCCTTGCGCGCTGGTCTGGGTCTGGCCCTGCAGCCGGAATTCCTCGCCTGGCAGGACCTGCAATCGGGCACTCTGGAAACGGTGATGGATGATTGGCACGTCGAGCCGATCGCACTGCACATCGTGACACCTCCCGGGCGACGCCGCCCGGCCCGCGTTCAGGCCCTGATGGAGTACCTGGCTGAGCACTTTACCAACGTGCCTTGGGCTCGACCAACCGACCCGTAA
- a CDS encoding DoxX family protein, whose product MTTSGSERYSDGVLLIARILLVLLFLIFGWQKLTGFSGTEAYMAQVGAPVPFLSTLIAIAVEFFVGIALLIGVAIRPLAILIVLYTFGTALIGHHYWTMTGMDRFEAMINFYKNISIMGGFLLLYVTGGGKFSVDRLMRRG is encoded by the coding sequence ATGACAACTTCCGGTAGCGAACGTTACTCCGACGGCGTGCTTCTCATCGCCCGCATTCTTCTCGTGCTGCTCTTCCTGATCTTCGGCTGGCAAAAACTCACCGGCTTCAGCGGCACCGAGGCCTATATGGCCCAGGTCGGCGCTCCGGTCCCGTTCCTTTCGACGCTTATCGCGATTGCCGTGGAGTTCTTCGTCGGCATTGCCTTGCTCATCGGCGTGGCAATCCGGCCCCTGGCGATTCTGATCGTGCTGTATACCTTCGGCACCGCATTGATCGGCCATCATTACTGGACGATGACTGGCATGGACCGCTTCGAAGCCATGATCAATTTCTACAAAAACATCAGCATCATGGGCGGGTTCCTTCTGCTGTACGTGACGGGCGGGGGTAAATTCTCGGTTGATCGGCTGATGCGCCGTGGTTGA